One window of Oscillospiraceae bacterium genomic DNA carries:
- the dapA gene encoding 4-hydroxy-tetrahydrodipicolinate synthase — MKTPIFTGSGVAIVTPFEGDCINFKLFGQLIDWHIDNGTNAIIVCGTTGEASTLSIPEHLSAVEFAVKHTAKRMPVVAGTGSNDTNDALHMSQSAQKLGADGLLVVTPYYNKTSQRGLVKHFETIADAVNIPIMLYNIPYRAGMGFQPDTYKILSKHPNINGVKEASGDFTLISRTRALCGNNLHIWSGNDDNTLPILSMGGQGVVSTTANVAPRMMSDLCRLCFEGKFSEARAMAMAHQALFDALFVEVNPIPVKTALSLMGWNVGPLRMPLCDMYDEQVAILRLVLAGYDLV; from the coding sequence ATGAAAACACCAATATTTACAGGCTCGGGCGTTGCCATTGTTACGCCGTTTGAGGGCGATTGTATCAACTTCAAATTATTTGGACAGTTGATTGATTGGCACATCGACAACGGCACAAATGCCATCATCGTTTGCGGTACAACGGGCGAAGCGTCTACATTGAGCATTCCCGAGCATTTGTCGGCCGTTGAGTTTGCTGTCAAACACACGGCAAAACGCATGCCTGTCGTTGCCGGCACGGGCAGCAACGACACCAATGACGCGTTGCATATGAGCCAATCGGCGCAAAAGCTGGGCGCCGACGGTCTGTTGGTTGTGACGCCATACTACAACAAAACCAGTCAGCGCGGGCTTGTCAAGCATTTTGAAACCATTGCTGACGCAGTAAATATTCCCATCATGCTTTACAATATCCCCTATCGTGCCGGCATGGGTTTTCAGCCCGATACATATAAAATATTAAGTAAGCATCCCAACATCAACGGGGTCAAAGAGGCAAGCGGCGACTTTACTTTAATTTCGCGAACACGCGCACTATGCGGCAACAATTTGCACATTTGGTCGGGCAATGACGACAACACGTTGCCTATTCTTTCCATGGGCGGCCAAGGCGTAGTCAGCACCACGGCCAATGTTGCGCCGCGTATGATGAGCGACTTATGCCGTCTATGCTTTGAAGGGAAATTCTCCGAGGCACGGGCGATGGCGATGGCACATCAAGCATTATTTGACGCGCTGTTTGTTGAAGTCAACCCCATCCCGGTCAAGACAGCGTTAAGTCTGATGGGTTGGAACGTTGGGCCTTTGCGCATGCCGCTATGCGATATGTATGACGAGCAAGTTGCGATATTGCGACTCGTGTTAGCAGGCTATGATTTGGTATAA
- a CDS encoding SpoIID/LytB domain-containing protein, which translates to MKRLKKLIPLLLVVAIIPLLAPSTTQATTVTSNPIMRIGLAHGSGLLSQVRLENVVGSGFEIGTYSNGRIFTRQQSVTATAIIIAPRSGSATGITITNANTGAVLAQYDHAIHGLGIRPISTGTAETRFVHSSFRDDGAYRRFNGGFEFLRISGGNMRVVNVLPMQEYLRGVVQWEMMNHWHIDALRAQAIAARSFAFARPFRTELFSPHRGPGREHGFDKCATTCCQVYRGRGRATANTDRAVDETIGVYMFNANNNRVAMTTYHAMSGGMNENVSNVWVPGNHLTHPYLMPAARNFYTYESTAAAPYEFARNNLNWTRTFTNEQFTERLRGLRDTDGNTVAGNIVNAFIEERTPSDNVLTLTFVNENGQHFRFRRERARTVLGAPPRSQRFWIDPVGGQLADITTQSETGQSAPSSPAGMYVIGIDGTPHVIAADADLYVLTSGGLQAIGAGDNTGEYILHGSGWGNNIGMSQYGAQGMALAGNSHRAILQFFYPGVEIRTVS; encoded by the coding sequence ATGAAACGACTCAAAAAACTAATTCCCTTATTGCTGGTTGTCGCCATAATTCCGTTGCTTGCGCCTTCAACAACGCAAGCGACGACGGTTACATCTAATCCCATTATGCGTATCGGCTTGGCGCATGGCTCAGGCTTATTATCTCAAGTGCGCTTGGAGAACGTTGTGGGCAGCGGCTTTGAAATTGGTACATACAGCAATGGGCGTATCTTTACGCGCCAGCAGTCTGTTACTGCTACCGCTATTATCATCGCGCCCCGCAGTGGTTCGGCAACGGGCATCACCATTACTAACGCTAACACAGGAGCGGTGCTTGCACAATACGATCATGCCATACACGGCTTGGGTATCCGTCCTATCAGCACGGGAACAGCCGAAACTCGATTTGTGCATAGTTCATTCCGTGATGACGGCGCTTATCGGCGCTTCAACGGCGGTTTTGAGTTTCTGCGCATCAGCGGCGGTAATATGCGCGTGGTAAATGTTTTGCCGATGCAAGAGTATTTGCGCGGCGTTGTGCAGTGGGAGATGATGAACCACTGGCATATTGACGCGCTGAGAGCACAAGCCATTGCGGCACGAAGTTTTGCATTTGCGCGTCCCTTTCGTACGGAGCTGTTCTCGCCGCACAGAGGGCCTGGCAGAGAACATGGCTTTGACAAATGCGCTACAACTTGTTGTCAAGTTTACCGCGGCCGCGGCCGCGCCACGGCAAATACTGACAGAGCTGTTGACGAAACCATTGGTGTATACATGTTCAATGCCAACAACAATCGTGTTGCCATGACAACCTATCATGCCATGAGCGGCGGCATGAATGAAAATGTCAGTAATGTCTGGGTTCCCGGAAACCACTTGACGCACCCGTACCTCATGCCGGCGGCGCGAAACTTTTATACATATGAGTCGACAGCCGCTGCGCCGTATGAATTTGCGAGAAATAATCTCAACTGGACACGGACGTTTACCAACGAGCAGTTTACCGAACGCTTACGCGGCTTGCGTGACACAGACGGCAATACGGTTGCTGGCAACATTGTCAACGCTTTCATTGAGGAACGTACGCCGTCGGACAATGTGCTGACGTTGACGTTTGTCAATGAAAATGGGCAGCACTTCCGTTTTAGGCGCGAACGTGCGCGGACTGTTTTAGGTGCACCACCGCGCAGTCAGCGCTTTTGGATTGACCCTGTCGGCGGACAGTTGGCTGATATTACGACGCAGAGTGAAACCGGGCAGAGCGCACCGTCATCGCCCGCCGGTATGTATGTTATCGGCATCGACGGAACGCCGCATGTTATTGCCGCCGATGCCGATTTGTACGTTTTGACGAGTGGTGGGTTACAGGCTATCGGTGCAGGCGACAATACGGGTGAATATATTCTGCATGGCTCCGGTTGGGGCAACAATATCGGTATGAGTCAATACGGCGCGCAGGGTATGGCGCTTGCAGGCAACAGCCACCGCGCCATTTTACAATTCTTCTATCCCGGCGTGGAGATAAGGACGGTGAGCTGA
- the asd gene encoding aspartate-semialdehyde dehydrogenase — MNIYDVGGTRYRVGILGATGMVGQRLLLLLAEHPWFNVTTLAASSRSAGQTYQAATDGRWVMPTAIPARFCDMPVRDASADFDFIVGEVDFVFCAVDMDKESTRLLEEKYAAAGIGVISNNSATRGFDDVPMLIPELNADHAKVIDAQRVRLGTRTGFIAVKSNCSIQSYVPLLFPLRDYQPIAVSVCTYQAISGAGKTFDTWPEMVDNMIPFIGGEEEKSEKEPLKIFGEVQDGRIVNAKRPIVTAQCVRVPVSDGHLAAVSVKFQEKPSREEMIARWQDTKGYPQILGLPSAPRQLIHYFEEDDVLQVATHRDLENGMAISVGRLRDDPVFDYKFIGLSHNTLRGAAGGAVLMAELLAEQGYIATKPQSGL, encoded by the coding sequence ATGAATATATATGATGTTGGCGGCACGCGCTATCGCGTTGGTATCTTGGGCGCAACTGGCATGGTCGGGCAGCGGCTGTTGCTGCTGCTTGCCGAACATCCATGGTTCAACGTTACTACACTTGCCGCGAGCAGCCGTAGCGCGGGGCAAACTTATCAAGCCGCTACCGACGGTCGTTGGGTGATGCCAACAGCCATTCCGGCACGATTTTGCGATATGCCCGTCCGTGACGCAAGCGCCGACTTCGACTTTATTGTCGGAGAAGTTGACTTTGTCTTCTGCGCAGTGGATATGGATAAAGAATCGACACGGCTTCTCGAAGAAAAATACGCAGCGGCAGGCATTGGCGTCATCAGCAATAACAGCGCGACACGCGGATTCGACGATGTGCCGATGCTGATTCCCGAACTCAATGCCGACCACGCTAAAGTCATTGACGCACAACGCGTGCGTTTGGGTACGAGAACCGGCTTTATCGCCGTCAAATCCAACTGTTCGATTCAAAGCTATGTGCCGTTACTTTTCCCATTGCGTGATTATCAGCCCATTGCCGTTTCGGTTTGTACATATCAGGCCATCAGCGGCGCAGGCAAGACGTTTGACACCTGGCCGGAAATGGTTGACAATATGATCCCCTTTATCGGTGGCGAAGAGGAAAAAAGCGAGAAGGAGCCGCTGAAAATTTTTGGTGAAGTGCAAGACGGCAGAATTGTCAACGCTAAACGCCCGATTGTTACGGCGCAATGCGTACGCGTGCCGGTCAGTGACGGACATTTGGCAGCTGTAAGTGTAAAATTCCAAGAAAAACCATCACGCGAAGAGATGATTGCCCGTTGGCAAGATACCAAAGGCTATCCGCAAATTTTAGGCTTGCCCTCAGCGCCGCGGCAACTCATTCATTATTTCGAAGAAGATGACGTGTTGCAAGTGGCGACGCACCGCGATTTGGAAAATGGTATGGCAATCAGCGTCGGTCGTTTGCGCGATGATCCGGTCTTTGACTATAAGTTTATCGGGCTGTCGCACAACACCTTGCGTGGCGCAGCTGGCGGTGCGGTATTGATGGCAGAGCTGCTGGCGGAACAGGGGTATATTGCCACGAAGCCGCAAAGCGGTTTGTAA